In the genome of Clostridium sp. 'White wine YQ', the window TACCACCTCAACTGCACATATAGGAGCTACCTTTGGAAGTTTGATTCCGCATGCTCTAGCAACCTTAACTGAGTTATTTACTATATCAACTTTAGCTTTAAGATCTGGGTAAGTATTAAATGCTGCATCAGTTAAGAATAGTAATCTATCTAATTTATCAACTTCAAAAACTGCTACGTGAGACATTAATTTTCCAGTTCTTAATCCAACTTCTTTGTTTAAAACACTTCTTAAAAATGTAGCTGTATCAACTAAACCTTTCATTACCATATCAGCTTTTCCACTTGATACTAATTGAACAGCAAATAAAGCTGCTTTTTTAACATCTGCTTCATGAATAATTTCAAACTTAGTTAAATCCATGTCTATCTTTTTAGCTATTTGTTCAATCTCAACTTTATTCCCTACTAAAATAGCATCTGCAAAGCCTTGATCTTTTGCTTCTTTAATAGCTTCAAGCACAGGTTCGTCTTGTGCAACCGCAACTGCAACTTTTTTTGTTTTTACACTTTGTAACTTTGATAATAAATCGTCAAAATTCTTGCTCATTTATTACACCTCTTTTATTTATTTTAAATACTTTTCTTACGTCTTTAGTTATTTAAGGTATATTTTCTGAAATAAATTG includes:
- the ptb gene encoding phosphate butyryltransferase, whose protein sequence is MSKNFDDLLSKLQSVKTKKVAVAVAQDEPVLEAIKEAKDQGFADAILVGNKVEIEQIAKKIDMDLTKFEIIHEADVKKAALFAVQLVSSGKADMVMKGLVDTATFLRSVLNKEVGLRTGKLMSHVAVFEVDKLDRLLFLTDAAFNTYPDLKAKVDIVNNSVKVARACGIKLPKVAPICAVEVVNPDMPATVDAALLSKMSERGQIKGCVIDGPLAFDNALSEEAAHHKNVTGEVAGKADIFLLPNIETANVMYKCLTYLSHSRNGGCLVGTSAPVILTSRADSVETKVNSIALAALVAESK